A genomic segment from Methanomicrobium sp. W14 encodes:
- a CDS encoding tetrahydromethanopterin S-methyltransferase subunit H, translating to MFRFKADQKIYEIAGVKVGGQPGEVPTMLVGSMFYQRHKIVSDEKAGIFDKDAAEGLVKKQEELGDITKNAPVVDIIGSNPNAIIKYVDFIADLNDKPFFVDSASADVKIAAIKHAKEVGLEKRVIYNSVSIETKENELTALKECDIDAGILLTYTKDLMRSSAREKKVEELMPKMLDAGVDKILVDTFVMDVPCLTPSSKATIEIKNHKGLPCGTAAHNAVSTWKGLKGMLGKEGVKAADLTANLLPVTAGADYVLYGPIENCGNVFPAVFTIDSSYKYAYRMKESLSLDI from the coding sequence ATGTTCCGATTCAAAGCAGATCAAAAGATATACGAGATCGCCGGCGTTAAAGTCGGAGGACAGCCCGGTGAAGTTCCTACAATGCTTGTGGGAAGTATGTTCTACCAGAGGCATAAGATAGTTTCAGACGAGAAGGCGGGAATATTTGACAAGGATGCCGCCGAAGGCCTCGTCAAAAAGCAGGAAGAGCTTGGAGATATCACTAAAAACGCTCCTGTCGTAGATATCATCGGCTCGAACCCGAATGCAATCATCAAGTACGTGGACTTTATCGCTGATCTTAACGACAAGCCGTTCTTTGTCGACTCGGCAAGTGCCGACGTAAAGATTGCTGCAATAAAGCATGCAAAGGAAGTAGGCCTTGAAAAGCGTGTCATCTACAATTCCGTTTCTATAGAAACAAAGGAAAACGAGCTTACTGCTTTAAAGGAGTGCGACATCGATGCCGGAATTCTTCTGACATACACGAAAGATCTCATGAGGAGCAGTGCCCGTGAAAAGAAGGTTGAAGAGCTTATGCCGAAGATGCTTGATGCAGGAGTGGACAAGATACTTGTCGATACTTTTGTTATGGACGTCCCGTGCCTGACACCTTCATCAAAGGCGACAATCGAAATAAAGAACCACAAAGGTCTTCCGTGCGGAACTGCTGCACACAATGCAGTCTCGACGTGGAAAGGTCTTAAGGGAATGCTCGGAAAAGAGGGAGTTAAAGCAGCCGATCTCACCGCAAACCTCCTGCCTGTCACAGCCGGAGCCGACTACGTCCTTTACGGACCTATCGAGAACTGCGGCAACGTGTTCCCTGCGGTCTTCACAATCGATTCGTCATATAAATATGCTTATAGAATGAAAGAATCATTATCATTAGATATCTGA
- a CDS encoding plasma-membrane proton-efflux P-type ATPase, translating into MKSDTEKMKGSPVTDAGKTDFEALKKDLGFGPGGLDSDEAKERISKYGYNEIAEKKESAFLKFVSYFRGPIPYMIEIAAILSAILSHWEDFFVIIALLLMNAFVGFREEYQAGNVIEALKSRLSVKAKVKRDGKWTVVFSREIVPGDMIRIRIGDIVPADSYLLGDSPVEVDQSSLTGESLPVEKKKGDLVYSGSVIKSGETDAVVFKTGAATYYGKTAELVEGAGAKSHLKAAVIKIANFLIVVAFVLAALILVTAVFRGDPFLEVIQFALVLTVAAVPVAMPAVLSVTMAIGAFALAKKKAIVTRLSAIEELAGIDVLCSDKTGTLTQNKLSAGSPFTLDKTNPGDVILCAALASRAEDNDSIDIAVFESLKGGGDFALSSYEILDYVPFDPVKKRSEAVVKSPSGEVFRVSKGAPQVILSLCGGGEYLNAVISPAIEDFAKKGYRSLGVARREGDVETWKYLGIIPLFDPLREDSAETVKSAKEMGINVKMVTGDQAAIARQTGQLLGLGTGVVDASVFETTKYHEAAQMDSLIENTNCFAQVFPEHKYHIVDVLQKRGHIVGMTGDGVNDAPALKKADAGIAVAGATDAARAAADIVLMTTGLSVIIDAVKESRKIFQRMLNYTIYRIAETFALLIFLTAVILLFNFYPVTAIMIVLLAILNDGAILSIAYDNVKMSDTPESWNMRFVIGIATAIGFFAVIRSLGIFFIGESVFGLDQDFIRTIVYLNLSAGGHLTVFAARTRGPFWSIRPSSILFAAVFGTQFLATLIAVYGVFMTPVGWFWAAFVWVYVLVMFVLQDGVKLGALSLYNNFKGRNLPGKKDSSLFS; encoded by the coding sequence GTGAAATCGGATACAGAAAAAATGAAGGGCAGTCCTGTGACTGATGCCGGCAAAACTGACTTTGAGGCACTTAAAAAAGATCTGGGATTCGGACCCGGGGGTCTTGATTCAGACGAAGCAAAAGAGAGAATTTCAAAATACGGGTATAATGAAATAGCCGAAAAAAAAGAGAGTGCATTTTTGAAGTTCGTATCCTATTTCAGGGGCCCTATACCCTATATGATTGAAATTGCCGCAATATTGTCGGCGATTCTCAGCCACTGGGAAGATTTTTTTGTGATAATTGCTCTTCTTCTGATGAACGCCTTTGTAGGCTTCCGTGAGGAGTACCAGGCGGGAAATGTCATCGAAGCTCTTAAAAGCAGGCTTTCGGTAAAGGCGAAGGTCAAAAGGGACGGAAAATGGACTGTCGTTTTTTCGCGTGAAATAGTCCCCGGTGATATGATACGAATCAGAATCGGAGACATTGTCCCTGCCGACTCCTATCTTCTCGGCGACAGTCCGGTTGAAGTTGACCAGTCATCCCTCACGGGTGAGTCCCTTCCTGTTGAAAAGAAAAAAGGTGACCTTGTATACTCGGGATCAGTAATAAAAAGCGGTGAAACCGACGCAGTTGTATTCAAAACAGGAGCAGCCACATACTATGGAAAAACAGCCGAACTTGTGGAGGGAGCCGGGGCGAAAAGCCACCTGAAGGCGGCGGTCATCAAAATTGCAAACTTCCTGATAGTCGTCGCCTTTGTCCTGGCAGCGCTGATTCTTGTAACAGCTGTATTCCGTGGAGACCCTTTCCTTGAGGTAATCCAGTTCGCCCTTGTCCTGACTGTCGCAGCAGTCCCCGTTGCAATGCCTGCGGTCCTTTCGGTTACAATGGCCATCGGAGCCTTTGCCCTTGCAAAGAAGAAGGCCATAGTAACAAGGCTTTCTGCAATAGAGGAACTTGCAGGAATAGATGTTCTATGTTCCGATAAAACCGGGACGCTTACGCAGAACAAACTTTCCGCAGGAAGTCCTTTCACCCTGGACAAAACAAATCCCGGTGACGTAATTCTCTGTGCAGCTCTTGCCTCAAGGGCTGAAGACAATGATTCCATTGACATTGCTGTCTTTGAAAGTCTCAAAGGGGGAGGAGATTTCGCTCTTTCTTCATATGAAATACTGGACTACGTGCCTTTTGATCCTGTAAAAAAGCGTTCCGAAGCTGTCGTCAAATCCCCTTCCGGTGAGGTCTTCAGGGTTTCGAAGGGGGCGCCGCAGGTCATTCTATCCCTGTGCGGTGGCGGAGAATATTTAAACGCTGTAATCAGCCCTGCCATTGAAGATTTTGCCAAAAAAGGCTACAGGTCTCTTGGCGTTGCAAGAAGAGAAGGTGATGTGGAGACATGGAAATACCTTGGAATAATCCCCCTCTTTGATCCTTTAAGGGAGGACTCCGCAGAGACTGTAAAGTCCGCAAAGGAGATGGGCATAAACGTAAAGATGGTCACAGGCGACCAGGCTGCTATTGCAAGGCAGACCGGGCAGCTCCTGGGTCTTGGCACAGGGGTTGTGGATGCATCTGTCTTTGAGACGACAAAATACCACGAAGCTGCACAGATGGACTCTCTGATAGAAAATACGAACTGCTTCGCCCAGGTATTTCCCGAGCACAAATACCACATCGTAGACGTCCTTCAAAAACGCGGGCATATCGTCGGGATGACCGGAGACGGCGTAAACGACGCTCCTGCCCTGAAAAAGGCCGATGCGGGAATAGCTGTTGCAGGCGCAACTGATGCGGCAAGGGCTGCTGCCGATATCGTCCTGATGACAACCGGCCTTTCAGTTATAATTGACGCCGTAAAGGAGAGCAGAAAAATATTCCAGCGGATGCTGAATTATACAATTTACAGGATTGCCGAGACTTTTGCTCTTTTAATCTTTCTGACCGCGGTAATTCTCCTGTTCAACTTTTATCCCGTAACCGCCATCATGATAGTCCTTCTTGCAATCCTCAATGACGGAGCCATACTCTCGATCGCATACGACAATGTAAAGATGTCTGATACACCGGAATCGTGGAATATGCGGTTTGTAATAGGAATTGCGACAGCAATCGGATTCTTCGCAGTAATAAGATCGCTTGGGATATTTTTTATAGGGGAAAGCGTCTTCGGACTTGACCAGGACTTTATAAGGACGATTGTGTACCTCAACCTCTCGGCAGGCGGTCACCTGACGGTTTTCGCCGCAAGGACACGTGGTCCGTTCTGGTCCATCAGACCTTCGTCCATTCTTTTCGCAGCAGTTTTTGGCACGCAGTTTCTGGCAACACTTATTGCAGTCTACGGTGTCTTCATGACACCTGTAGGGTGGTTCTGGGCGGCATTCGTGTGGGTTTATGTGCTTGTAATGTTTGTCCTCCAGGACGGTGTCAAACTGGGAGCATTATCCCTGTATAATAATTTTAAAGGGAGAAACCTGCCCGGAAAGAAAGATTCTTCTTTATTCAGCTAA
- a CDS encoding HNH endonuclease — MSRFFMLRSGKIIWSSNIDEWLHEHEKPDECILCGAKIALKSDYIFNFSSHDLCCDENRVCICERCSGKMAHKKLYEWNYNEHGNGIPQRAEGRYLKLLYGLHEHAGTLDATENDLGNILCPECSLKRLCGNTGNTGKMTVFCLEGIFS; from the coding sequence ATGAGCAGATTTTTTATGCTTCGCAGCGGAAAAATAATCTGGTCTTCCAACATTGATGAATGGCTGCATGAGCATGAAAAACCCGATGAATGCATATTATGCGGGGCAAAAATTGCGCTTAAGTCTGACTACATTTTTAACTTCAGTTCCCATGATTTATGTTGCGATGAAAACAGGGTCTGCATATGCGAAAGATGCAGCGGAAAAATGGCTCATAAAAAACTTTATGAGTGGAACTACAATGAACACGGCAACGGGATTCCACAGAGAGCCGAGGGCAGATACTTAAAGCTTTTATACGGTCTCCATGAACATGCCGGAACACTTGACGCAACTGAAAATGATCTTGGAAATATCCTGTGCCCGGAGTGTTCGCTTAAACGTCTCTGCGGCAATACCGGTAATACAGGAAAAATGACCGTCTTTTGCCTTGAAGGAATATTCAGCTGA
- a CDS encoding flavodoxin — translation MKAAVIYHSFSGVTRGVAEKVNKALEGDLIEVKPVDSYSKLTAYTVGTYRARKGEADKITPETIEVSGYDIIVIGTPVWAFRPTPAINAAVKGLTGCAGKRAVIFATCGGSAKDTTKYLTDALSEKHVTVFAEFVLDKNDVLKDENIERISESVVHAGESE, via the coding sequence ATGAAAGCAGCAGTAATATATCACTCCTTTTCAGGAGTTACCAGGGGTGTTGCGGAAAAAGTGAATAAGGCTTTGGAAGGGGATTTAATTGAAGTAAAACCCGTTGATTCGTATTCAAAGCTGACCGCGTACACTGTCGGGACATACCGGGCAAGAAAAGGTGAAGCTGATAAAATAACGCCTGAAACGATTGAAGTTTCCGGTTATGACATCATCGTTATAGGGACGCCTGTATGGGCATTCCGCCCCACACCTGCTATAAACGCGGCGGTAAAGGGTTTAACCGGTTGCGCTGGAAAAAGGGCCGTTATATTTGCTACATGCGGGGGAAGTGCAAAGGATACGACAAAATATCTTACCGACGCCCTCTCGGAAAAGCACGTAACTGTCTTTGCTGAATTTGTTCTTGACAAAAACGACGTTCTAAAGGATGAAAACATCGAAAGGATTTCAGAGTCTGTCGTTCATGCAGGAGAAAGCGAGTGA
- a CDS encoding helix-turn-helix transcriptional regulator has translation MDNRIRELRTERSMTQLQLAEMADVSSRTIISLEKGQYNPSVLLAHKLAVIFHCPIEEVFIFSEEDLL, from the coding sequence ATGGACAACCGCATCAGAGAGCTTCGGACGGAGAGGTCAATGACACAGCTACAGCTCGCGGAGATGGCGGATGTCTCCTCAAGGACCATAATCTCGCTTGAAAAGGGGCAGTACAACCCTTCCGTTCTCCTGGCACATAAACTGGCGGTGATATTTCACTGCCCGATAGAGGAGGTCTTTATCTTCAGTGAAGAAGACCTCCTGTAA
- a CDS encoding ASCH domain-containing protein yields MNVLLSIKPRYVEKIISGKKRYEFRKVGFKETVGEVYTYSSFPVKKIVGKFHVGQIIEDHPKNLWSQLQEFSGINEDEFFSYFKGKNNGFAISIDDMVTFDTPIDPWEMDSSFNPPQSFQYLKDSLCLSF; encoded by the coding sequence ATGAACGTTTTATTATCCATTAAACCGAGGTATGTTGAAAAAATAATCTCTGGAAAAAAAAGATATGAGTTTAGAAAAGTAGGGTTTAAAGAAACTGTTGGAGAAGTGTATACCTACTCTTCTTTTCCCGTAAAAAAAATTGTTGGAAAATTCCATGTAGGGCAAATTATTGAGGATCATCCTAAAAATCTCTGGAGTCAGTTACAGGAGTTTTCAGGAATTAATGAGGATGAATTTTTTTCCTATTTCAAGGGTAAAAATAATGGATTTGCAATAAGTATTGATGACATGGTTACTTTTGACACCCCTATTGATCCATGGGAAATGGATTCCAGTTTCAATCCTCCGCAATCATTTCAATATCTAAAAGATAGTTTATGCTTATCTTTTTGA
- a CDS encoding TfuA-related McrA-glycine thioamidation protein has protein sequence MRDVIVYLGPSLPKDKAERILPPSVAEYRPPVRRGDLAEAIEKRPRAVCIIDGLFFQDCSVGHREIMAVLKSKISVYGASSMGALRACELEAFGMVGVGRIFEMYRDGVIESDDEVALSCDPFTNEAVSDALVDMRINFERAVRFGIITGFERDVLIDAASEIYYPNRTYRRVLKDARLSEAISGESFEKLTGFLREHPFSQKEEDAREVLRVVGERELYR, from the coding sequence ATGCGAGACGTAATCGTTTATCTGGGGCCAAGTCTTCCAAAAGACAAGGCTGAGAGGATTCTTCCGCCTTCAGTCGCGGAATACCGTCCGCCGGTAAGAAGGGGAGACCTGGCGGAGGCTATAGAAAAAAGACCGAGGGCCGTCTGTATTATCGACGGTCTTTTCTTCCAGGACTGTTCTGTCGGTCACCGGGAGATTATGGCGGTCTTAAAGTCAAAGATTTCCGTGTACGGTGCATCTTCGATGGGTGCACTCCGTGCCTGCGAGCTTGAGGCTTTCGGGATGGTGGGTGTAGGAAGGATTTTTGAGATGTACCGTGACGGGGTCATAGAGTCCGACGACGAGGTCGCACTTTCATGCGACCCGTTTACAAACGAGGCCGTTTCGGATGCACTTGTCGATATGAGGATTAACTTTGAAAGGGCGGTCCGTTTTGGCATTATCACGGGTTTTGAGCGTGACGTCCTCATTGATGCCGCATCTGAAATATACTACCCGAACAGGACTTACAGGCGGGTTTTGAAGGATGCAAGACTTTCTGAGGCAATTTCAGGAGAGTCTTTCGAAAAACTTACGGGATTTCTAAGAGAGCACCCTTTCTCCCAGAAGGAGGAGGACGCCAGAGAGGTTCTGAGGGTTGTCGGAGAGAGAGAACTTTACCGGTGA